Within the Paraburkholderia flagellata genome, the region GTGCCAGCGTTTTTTGGAGGGTGACCGCACGTCGCGACGGGTACGCCCTGAAACATAAACGCTCGCAACAGAAGGTTGATTGACACGATCCAGTTTCGCAGGAGCCAGCTATGGAAGCACACGCCAGGTACGAACGATTGTTGGAGTACTGCAAGGCATTGCCGCCGCTGCCGGTTGCCGTCGCGCATCCGTGCGATGCCAGTTCGCTTGGCGGTGCGATCGAGGCGGCAGGGATGGGCCTCATTGCGCCGATTCTCGTGGGTCCCCGCGCGCGTATCGAGGCGGTGGCAGCAGAGCACGGCATTGTGATCGACGGCTTCGAGGTGGTCGAGGCGCCGTTCAGTGAAGCGGCGGCGGAGGCTGCAGTAGGGCTCGTGCGCGAGGGCCGCGCAGAGGCGCTCATGAAGGGTAGCCTCCACACCGACGAGTTGATGGCGGCCGTCGTGAAGCGCGAAGCGGGGATGCGTACCGCGCGGCGAATCAGCCACTGCTTCGTGATGGACGTGCCCGGCCACGAACAGGCGCTGATCATTACGGACGCGGCGATCAATATCGCGCCCACGCTCGAGGACAAGGTTCATATCGTGCAAAACGCCATCGATCTCGCGCACGCGTTGATGGTCGACGAAGTCCGGGTAGCGATACTCTCGGCAATGGAGACGATCAATCCGAAGGTGCCGTCGACGATCGAAGCCGCAGCCATCTGCAAGATGGTGGACCGGCGCCAGATCACGGGCGCGCTGGTGGACGGGCCGCTTGCGCTCGACAATGCAATCGATATCCAGGCCGCGACCGTCAAGCAGATTGACTCGCCAGTGGCGGGGCGCGCCAACGTGCTGGTGGTGCCGGACCTCGAAGCAGGCAATATGCTGGCCAAGAGCCTGTCGTTTCTAGCAGGGGCGGACGCTGCCGGCATCGTTCTCGGCGCGCGCGTTCCAATCATTCTTACCAGCCGCGCAGATTCGGTCCTGAGCCGCCTCGCGTCGTGCGCGGTTGCCGTGCTCGTCGCGCGCGCGCGACGTGAGAACGCCAAGATAATGGGGTGAGGCCATGGCGGATGTCGTCCTTGTTCTGAACGCTGGCTCGTCTAGCGTCAAGTTCTGCGCGTTCGATGCAAGCGGCGAGTCCGGGCGTGCGTTGCTGCATGGGCAGGTCGAAGGGCTCAATACGACACCGCGCCTGACGGCGACCGACGACACGGGGCACATCACAAAAAAGGAATGGAGCGATGGTCAAGAGGTCGGGCATGAAGGCGCGATAGCCGCGATAGGCGAGTTCCTCATCGAGCATCGCGGAGGGCACAAACTTGTGGCTGTGGGGCATCGTGTCGTGCATGGCGGTCAGGAGTTCGACGCTCCCGTGCTCGTCACGCCAACGGTAATCAAACAGCTCGAGAACTTGATACCGCTTGCGCCGCTGCATCAGCCCCATAACCTGAAGGCGATCGAGATCGTCGCGCGACGGCGCCCCGACGTCGTGCAGGTAGCCTGCTTCGACACGGCTTTCCACCGCAGACAGCCTGAAGTGGCCCA harbors:
- a CDS encoding phosphate acetyltransferase; this encodes MEAHARYERLLEYCKALPPLPVAVAHPCDASSLGGAIEAAGMGLIAPILVGPRARIEAVAAEHGIVIDGFEVVEAPFSEAAAEAAVGLVREGRAEALMKGSLHTDELMAAVVKREAGMRTARRISHCFVMDVPGHEQALIITDAAINIAPTLEDKVHIVQNAIDLAHALMVDEVRVAILSAMETINPKVPSTIEAAAICKMVDRRQITGALVDGPLALDNAIDIQAATVKQIDSPVAGRANVLVVPDLEAGNMLAKSLSFLAGADAAGIVLGARVPIILTSRADSVLSRLASCAVAVLVARARRENAKIMG